The window TGGCATTGGCTGTTGGGCAGCTCTGTGTTTCCTACAGCTTTACCTGAGTTGTGAAAAATGTTTTCTTCCAAGGAATATATTTTTGGCTGAAAGGGGGAATTGATTTCCTTTTACTTATAGGATGGAAGTCATTTTCTTTTGCAGATACCCCAGCTTTTATATTTGACAATACAGGATGGCGGTTGTAGAGCCTTCCCCCTCGTTGGGTATTTTAGTAAGAGAACCAGAGGGGTTTGCTATATGGAATGGACCACCTTTCCCGAGCGGTCAACCTGGTATCAAGCTTGATAGGGTTCCTTGTACCAGTGCAAAGTTCAGTGAAGATGGGTCCAAACTCATGGTTACAAAATCAGACTCCGTTATTAGCATCTTTGATTGCAAAACATTAAAAGAGATTAGGTCTTTTAATGTCCCAAACGTTCTTGCAGCTGTCATATCTCCTTGTGGAACTTATCTTCAGACCTTCCAGAAATGTTCATCTCCTCAGGATAAGAACGTGGTCTTGTGGAAGATAGAAAATGGTGAATATGTTTACCAACTCTTCCAGAAAAATATAACAAAAGTTACATGGTAAATTTTCTTGTGTTTTGGCTGTCAATGTGGAAATTGATGCACAGAATTTTAGAGTATTTTATTCACTTGCACTCTGATTTTTTCAGGCCTTCAGTACGTTTCAGTTCGGACGAAACTGTTGCATGTCGATTGGCAACAAATGAGATCCAATTTTTTGATCCTAGGGATTTCTCTAAGGGATTCGTTAATCGGCTTCGAGTTCCTGCGATTGCTGCATTGGAGCTTTCTAAAGCCCCTGGATCCTATGTGGCTGCATTTGTTCCAGAATCCAAGGTCTATTTTGCACTTCACGAAGAAAATTATTGGATACTCATTGAATTATCAATTTGAAACATCCATGTATTATCCTCTCGTCGATGAATGTGCATTTTATATGCCTCCTGACTTTTTAACTAATCCATATTATGCTTGTTATTAGAGAACTTGACACAGACTAATGCTGAGCCCATTCAGTCAAGTCTCATTGAAGTGCATCCCATCCTAAAAGTTTCTCTATAGATTCAAAAGCTTTTTCCAGTAGTTGTTCAAGCTGCTCCTTAATGTAATAAAAAATACACTTTGAGGCTTTGGGAATATATGGCAGGCTTTCATAACGAATTCTATACGGGAGGTACATAGTAATCCAGATATCCACGAGCTGTCTTGCTGGTTTTAAAGAGTTGTATTTCTGCACAGCACAGTACAATATGTCTGTTTGTAGTGAAAGCTGAGGGGAAGCTACTCGAGAGTAGTCAACAAAGTGAATCTGAGAAATTGCCTGAATATTTTGGAATTATTTTTGGCATAGTAATATCCAAAAACCAATATGAAAAGATAGGCGTAATGGAAGAGTAAAATACTTCCTTAGTTTCGTGCAACCAGATTACAACACAACATAAAATTCTTCAAGTGTCGTGTGCTTAAGGCTGCCAGTCCTCAGGGTTCCCATTTAACCTTTTGGAAAATTAATTTATGCAGGGAATGCCAGCCAGTGTTCAGATATATGCATGTGGAAAGGACTTACAAAGTCAAGCTGTTGCTCGGCGCAGCTTCTTCCGCTGCTCAACTGTGCAACTGAGCTGGAACTCTGGTTCTACAGGGCTCCTAGTGGTGGTCCAATCAGATGTTGATAAAACAAACCAAAGCTACTATGGAGAATCAAAGTTGAACTACTTGACTACTGATGGGACCCATGAAGGGCTTGTTCCTCTCCGTATGTTTTTTTTTCATCTTCTTAATCTTCAGCCAAAGTTATGGGTTGAATGAGTGAATTTGCGACTTACTGATCCTTGGGTATGTTGCAGGTAAAGACGGCCCTATTCATGATGTTCAATGGTCCTATTCGGGTAAAGAATTTGCAGTTGTTTATGGTTGTATCCTTTACCAACACCCCAAAACCCACCTCAAGGCTTCTGAAATTGTCAAGAATATTTGGAAGAAATGTTACAAAGTTTGAAGTTGGATGCAACTTTTTTCAAGACACCGTAGAAGTTTgaatatatgcacacttataacTAGTTGCTAAAGCTTAGAGCTTGGTTCTTCCATTATTCTCTCATTCGTGGTTCTGGGTGTTACtgtttttctttaattattcCTTTTAAAATCTTCTCTCTCGCTTAAGAGGAGAAATACACAATAAAAAATGTGAGACAAGTGCTAAATGGTGGAGGACATCTAGCACACATATTCTTTCCGCTCTGCAATTTACAGAGGAGGTCCAAGGTGAAGTGCATTAGCTCATTGCTTTTATATACTCAGCAAACATGTACTCTGTTCATTAATAGGGTCTAAATTTTTAGTCCTAACAAAGAAGCTTTTATTTCCTCCCCTGAGTGGATTTGTTCAAGATTATTTGCAACTAGTATCCGCCTTCAAAGCAATGCCATAGCAATCGAGGAGTTAGAGTAACAACCTTGGGAACCAAGGCTCAAATCTAGGAGAGATGACACTAGGTGAATTTATCCCATCTGCCTAAGCATTAGCTGGTAGAGTTACTTGATACCTATGCTTGTCGTAAGTAGTAGATTCTCGGTGGATTAGTTGAAGGTGCAAAATATCCTCGACACCGCTGTTATTAAAAGATATGCAGCTAGAATTCCTATATTTTCTCTTGAATCCattgtttcatatattttctgGATGTTGCTGCTATTCCTTAAATCACTTAGTTATGCCTGCTATGGCTACGGTGTTCGACAAGAAGTGCAATCCTCTACTTGAGCTTGGAACAGGCCCATACAACACTATCAGATGGAATCCGCTGGGGAACTGTATCCTTTTCTTAGAAAAGACATTCTTTTTCTAATATGTCAGCATTGTTTCTAGTTGGTCATTGGAAAAAAGGGCTAGTTCAGCCTGCTAGTTTATTTCCACCCGGCAGTTACTGCTTTTGCTTGCCTTAATCCTTGTTCCACAGTTATATGCTTGGCAGGCTTTGGTAACTTACCAGGAGACATGGTATGTATATCTAGATGATTACTATATTCAGAAGTCGGAAATGTCCATAACTCTTATATCTGTTTCAAGTATCATGGATTGCTATTACCTataaaaaaagaagacttttgacaCATAGACTAAATATAAACAAAGTACCAACATTTTCCTTATTACCAACAATTAAATGAGAGATGGAAAGAGTTCGACATATCCCTTGATGTGTAGTTATTTTAATTCAAAATCAGCTTTTATATCAAGTGGCATCCTAACTCATGTGATTAAGAGTAAAATAGGGATGTTAAAGGAGTCAATCTTTCCGAGAtagaataaaaagaaaagaatgtCATATAAAATAAGATCAAGGAAGTAGAATACTAGATTTAAGTGCTAAATAGAACACAAAATGATCAACTTCATTGGAGGCATGCCAAACTTTTAACTATTCTAAGCTTGCTGCTTAGCAAATCATGCTCGAGGAGATTCTTTAGAACATACAGCGATCAACATAGTCAGTGTACAAGACCATTTGATTCTCCCTGTGCAAAACAAAACCCAATGGAATTATCAGATAGTTAGTGTAGGTAGTGTTAGATAGTTAAGCGCAAACAATAATTTTTAATACTCTCCCCGTCccattttatgtgatgttgtttgATTGTGCGTGGAGCGTAAGAAAGAAAGACTTGAACTTCTGGTATGAAACAAGTCATATATTcatgtggctataaatcatctcatcaagggtaaaatgagaagtttaaagttaaattgtttctaaatataaggggtcattctttttgggaaAGACTGAAAAGGAAAGTGCATCACATAAGTtgggacggagggagtaatataATATACAcatctaaaaatatatatttattaatgTAGTATCATCTACTCGTAAAAAAAAAGTAGTATCAGGTGGGTAAAACAGCGATGTACATGGTAAAGTGTCCCTATAGAGGGATTAATGCGTAAGTCATTATTCATCGCTCATTCTCTCCGTCTGTTATCCTTGTTTCTCTTATATCTCATATGACATCTAGTTTTTGCTAGAAATTACTATGCATTTACCAGTAATATTCGAGATAAGAAAATGTCATTCACCGCATATTATTCCTAAAACCGTCTTGTTTATCTGAGTCTTCTTTGCTTCTTGTGAGTGTTATGCATCAACCAACATACGACGAAACCAAGAATATTTCAGCAAACAAAATTCGAGAAGCCACGCCTTAAGTGGAGGTCACACACTGATTAGGGTGCAGATTTTTATTAGGAGATCCACTCCATGTGCTCAGCGCGTGAACTCTATTCAGACAATTCAGTGAATTTCTTGCTTTCATGGCAGTTGATTTTCCATTCCCAGCCTAACCAATCTCGATCACCTGAACCTTAATTCAGCGTGGCTCAAAAGTTCCTCCTTTCCTCTTTTTTTATCCTGTGAGATTAATGTAATATTCCGACTCGCTGGGGTCGACTACCTGAGAATCATCCCATccaactttcatatttttccaGTGGTTTTGCCTAGTTTATGACGATAGTGTCTTTTGCTGACAAAGATCTTACTGTACACCCACTTTCAATAGGATTATCCTGCACCATAAGCCTCAATTATAACCTGCGACATTCTCCAGTGATTTTCAATTGTTCTCTAGCTTTCTTTTGGGTGAATTTTCTCGATGAATACAATATCTGTGATTTTTATGACGAACAGATGTTCAAAGATCTCATTCTGACAGATTTTTCGGGTTAATTTCCCAGCAAGCTCGTCTGTTCATCAATTTCCTACCATTTCCTCAGACATTTTGGCCTCCTTCAATTAAGTCATAGTGATTGGATAATTTTGATCACAAGAAAATAAGATATAGTGATTTATGTGGCACCTAAGGGTGTGGCCTTAAGTGGGTGCAACCTTGGAGATCAAGGTTCAAATTCTAGCCGAGACAAGAAGCACTAGGTAACTTCTTCCCATCTACCTATGTCGTGGTAGACAGAGTTGGCCGGTACCTATGCTAGTGGGAGGTAACAGGTACCCGGTGGCCGGTGAAATAGTCTACGTGCATGCAAGCTAGCCTAGACATCATCGCTAAAAAAGAAAGGGAGGATATGGTGATTTATGTGGTTAGATGGTTTCTTTTATCTCATTAAAATGAGCTCCTTTAGTATATGGCACTTAAATAGTAGTCTTAGGCTTGCAGTTTTAGTTGTTCAAATTGGTAAACTATTACCTATATCTCTTAGTCCTCCATTCTTGTTATTTGGGTTGTTGGCTCAGCAACTTCTACTCATATTTGTGCTAATAAACCACTCTGGCAAGTGCAGCCTGCCTGCACCTTGACCTTCATTTATGGTAGTTATCTGAACAATTTAGACGACTGTATTTGGCCATGTCTACCTGGAGGTTGAGAAAGTTCCTATTAAATCTTAGTTGATTCATAGAGTGATGCTTGCCTGTGATCTTGAATTACAACTTTCTTCTGCTTATTTAGCTTAGCTTTTGAGCGATTAGTCATGACTTCAGGCATTCTGGGACTACAAGGAAAAGAAGCAGCTTGGAACTACAAGGGCTGAATTGTCAGTAACAAGTGAATGGTCTCCTGATGGTCGGTACTTTATGACTGCCACAACAGCTCCACGCCTTCAAGTTGATAACGGGTATGCATATGTTTGAGAACCTTCAAGCTGATTTTGTTTTTAAAAGAATGTGCTTTGGCTAAACGGTAATTTGAGAACCTAATATACAATTTTTTTAAGTTGTAGCTTGCGATGATAAGACAAGTAGTCGTTTGGTAGAGTgcattagaaaaaataatgcatgcattagctttgTGTATTAGTAATACCTTGTTTGGTATACTTTCTCaacctatgtataactaatacaagcattagttaCACACCCTATTTGGTATCATCCTATGCATAGCTAATGCATAGCAAACCATGGTATTAGCGATACCAAGGTTCTTAATACATGCATAAGCTTAGTTAAAGACCTAATTGCCCCTCAAATCCCTCAAAACCTATTCTGAATACTTTTCGCCatattttgtataattttatattgtgatattttaattaatttttctccTTTAGCATTCTACTATAATAAAAAACATATCATATTTAATACTAAATTTGATTTGAATTCGTTCAAAATATGAACTGAAGTTTTCTTTATTTGTTAAAAATCTacctatttttttaataattgatATTTTGTATTATATGTCATAGTAATtaaatttttcttctcttttaacTTTAATATTTCAATTAGTTTTGCTCTCCtgtaaaaaaaaagaaagaaagttggCATAAGAGAAAGTAAAGAATGTGGAGGGTAATAAAACTGTTGCAATAAAAATAGTGTACAAAGTTAAAGAATGTGGAGGGTGTTTTTGTAAACAACCAATTTTTTTAGAAATTACGCAATGCTTTAATATACCAAACCAAACAGTGGATAAGAAATTATCTCAGCATAACTAATGCCAgcataactaatcccaacatTACTAATACCAGTATTATTAATACACCCTATTTAGCATTATTCTTATACCTCCTACCAAACAACCCCTTAGTGCGTTTTGCTCCATTTTATACCGTATCACAATATCTTGATAGCCGTCTGGATCACTTGCCTTCTTTCAATCTATTGGTTTAATAATGTCTTAAATCTTTAATCTAGTGGTCAACTTTTCAGATGCTGATGTTAATCCACCTGTATGTTTGTTATGGCAATTATCATCTATCTTCCTTACTAAAAATTGGATCTGTTGAATTATGGTCCTAATGCAACTGCATGAACTTATAATTATGTCGAGAAACCTTCGGTGATTCTAAAGAATGAGAAGCTAGTGATCATGCTTAACGTTGCCTTTGTTGGAAGAGTGAGGCAATGAATTCATTGGCTAAAAGACTGATTTTTGTTTTATCCAATCAAAAAATGTTTCCTTTGTTTGGAATGAGAGAAAGTGGACTGCCAGGTATATGCAAGCACATATATTTGGCCATTTTGTTATTAAATACATGATAGCTAATGCTCATTCCTTTCATGTTTCTGAAGGCTTAAAATTTTTCACCAGAATGGATCATTGTACTTCAAGAAGATGTTTGACAGATTGTATCAGGTTAATAGTCTTGCTAAATTTTTTTCTCCGAACCAACTTGCTCTGCCTGTTTACTTCTTTGTTCACTCCTCTGACAGGTTGATTGGAAGCCAGTGTCGGTAGAAAAATTTGGTGACATTGAAGACCTTGTGAAGACAGTTGGCTCGGTGAAAATAGATGAAGCTAAAGCGCCAGGTTCCTCCTGATTAAATCTTGTAACAAAGTTTGATGTAATGCCCAAGTACTTGTAATAATGGGAGCTGAAACCAAAATGTCTTTCCAGGGAAAGGATCAAAAGCTAACCAGGCCGTTCCAAAGGCTACACCTGCCAATCCTCCCGCAGCAAAACCTGCTGCTTATCGTCCACCTCATGCGAAGGTTGCTGCTGCAGTTCAAGCAGAGGTATGGAAGGGATTCTTTATTGATTAGTTATAacttttttcttttgataagtCAGAGGTATTCATTGGTAGCACACCAAGCTGGTGTATAAAGTTCTTATACCTTACCATAATTGGTATTCAATCTAATAATTCTCAATGAAATTTATGGCATTTGATTACATGCTTAGAGCAAAATAACTTTGTTGAGCTTTTTGCATGTCATGCCTGGGTAGTTAATACTTTTAATTTCCCAATGGAGAACACTAACACTATGAATATGCTATGTTATTTCCTTCTATATTACAATGTAGAAACTACATTACATAAATGATACGGTATGTTTTAATATGATGATTACTCACTAGTGGGTTTTCTGAACAGCCATTACCTTTGTGAAGTTAACTGACCTTTTATGCAGCAACTAGAATATTTAGGAAGTTGGTTCCCTTGTAAAAAACTTCTTCAGTAATATTATATTGTAGCAAAGTTTCAAGAAAGTAAAGGTGTTTGATTATCATACTTTTGCTATTGTTAAGATATTCTCTCCCCACAATTTGACTAGAACGGTCACTCCATATACCCAATCTTTGGACTTAACATTATCCTCAGAATGGTTAATGCCATGTCAATTGTGAATTGGATTTAATGATGGTaaataataagaaaaaataaaaaggctAGCCCAAAATGCATGTATAATTTTCTTGAATGAAGCGTCCCTTCTCTACCTTTCGGTGATGAACTCTATTTCTGTCTCCTTAAGACATACAGGTGACGGAATCCCAAAAGAATATTAAGGTCCTTTATTGAATATGAGTAGCTCTTGTCTATAAACTTCATATGGTTTAGTTCGATAGCAATCAATCTGTAGAGAATAAAAGGAACTTAGGTATGTAATGTAATTCATTAGATATGTTGAGCTTAAGTATTCTAGAAGTAGTTACATGGATCTTTATCTTTCCTTCTTTTCTGTAAAACATTTCCTGAAATTTTAAAGCCAAATCTGATATTTCAGTTTATTACTGTCCATTTTTACTGGCAACTCATTTTCCTTTAGAACTCTCTTCCTTAGCACAGTTAAGAGACCTTAATAACTCAGCATACTAATGCGGGACTGTGTCAGCATCAGGATAGCCCTCAactttttattttgtttcttctGTCCACAAAACTGCAATTGGACCTATCGTGGATCTTGTTAACCCTAGTtctctttttttttggtttttttatcttttgcattttttggttTCATTTTGTTTTGTCTGTCTTTGTTTGTTTGCTTCTTTCTTTCATATACTCCACCATGCACCCCCACATTGCAAGCTCTAAAATCCCTCTTTTTAGATCTGTCCAGCATTAGACCTGTTTGCATTGACCCCGCACTTGGCCCATAGTAGGTTTTGGACAAATTGTGAATCTAAAACTGATGTAGCATAAGTTTGGATCTTCATGTGTTAAATATAAGGAAGGAGGTTTCTTCCTTTTTGGACCCGGCATGTATGACAGAAAGAGCACGTGTAGGTTCTCTTGAGAGTTTACTTCGTCTGTTAATGGCTTTGATGATGGACTGTCTGGTGGGGGGTTTCTAGGTATAGGAGTGATTGTTTGAGATATAGAGAGACAATAGATAAATAACTATAGTAGCAAATATATGACTGTTTTTGGGAAATTAGAAAATGAGAAGAAAAAGGTGAGGTTAGACAGTATGCCGTTTGGAGGGAGCAAATGTACAATTTGTGAATTTTATTATAGTTCATCACTCTTAGGTGGGGCTGAGTGCGATTGAACTGATAATAAATTGGACATTTGGCACTTCTTGCTTGATCGTTCCTCTTCTTTTCGCCCGGGCAAGAGGATCCTGAACTTTTCAAATATGTTCTCTCACTCACTGATCCCTACCCCATTTGGATATAGAAAAGCTTTGGAAGGTTTCCCGAACTGAAAAGATACTGCTTTTCTGAATAGACTTTGTTCTGGAAAACAAACataattattttgaggatatGGATAAAAAATACTTAGATGTAGGATTTCACAAAGAATAATATAGATATTCTCTGTAAACTTTTCTTCAGAAGTTAATCTCAACCCAGaacattttgaaaaaaatatgtcTACTGCATTAGGATATAGTTACCTTTACAGGACGCATTCTGATGATAAACTTGCAATGTGGTAACAACGTGATGGTTTATTAGCTACTTTCAAAACGTCATAATTTGTATATACATGTCATCTGAAAGTTCATCCATGCGTTATTTCCAGTTATATTTTTTTCCTTTAGTTTGTGCCACTAGTATGCTAATAGTAAGCATCTGTTTCATTTTGACAGTTATTTGGAGGAAGTTCTTCAGGGTAAGCTTCAATgcacttttcctctttttttgttttgtttttcttttgtaatatttgttcAAACTATAAGTGGCTATACATCATTCCGTATTTCACATTAATATAGGGAGCTGAGCAAGAATGCATTGAAAAACAAGAAAAAGCGGGAGAAACAACGGGAGAAAAAACAAGCTGAGGGTGCTTCTGGAACTGGTGGTTCATGATCAGTTGCAATTTTACAGATGATGTCTTTGACATGCAGGTCatgagaggggggggggggggtggctGCTAGAGCAAGATAAGGTTTTCATGGACCATCATACATCTGGAGATTTATTTGATTTGGCCTAATATTTGTGGAAAATATaaaatcaaattttgtttcataTCTTCTTTTCCAAATTTAGTTTTCAGCCCATGTGCTGGAGCTGAAATAAAATTGCCCTTTTCTCAAGTAAATTTACTGGTGTTGGATGAGTGGGTTGGTGGAGCTGCCAGTTAGATAGGCAGTTAGTAGGGCTGTTCATGGTTTGACAAAAAACGATCCAAACCGATTAAGTAAaccaatatttttctttatttggattggttttggttttaaattttaaaaacagataatatttggtttgattttggttctattataaaaaatcgaaaaataaaccgaaccaaaccgataagttatatataaaatttaataacTATTTATATAAAGTATCATATCtttttgtaaataattttaaatattttctgcattttaattattatatatagattttggtTTATACTACTTATATCTTAAAAGATTGCCTAAGCCCAAAGTAATAGGGATTGGCCAATTTCTTTTCCTTAAGAGACTCATTCTCTAACCCTATGTATCTACTTTTGCCTAACAGAAGAGTTACAAAAAAATCTATCACAAAAGTAGAAAAACGCTACTCAAATTGCAAGAATACGGGCTAAAGTTTGAGAAGATTTTTATGAACGTAAGATTCTAATTTGTTACAAAGAATACTTTATCATTGATTCAACAAAGTGATGTTTGTACTTTGGAATCTTTATTTTGGCTTGTTCTTTTGATTCTATCATGTATTGCAACTTAGTTCACCCGGTACAattttttatcttataatattgttataATTTTAATACTCTGCTTTATATTATATGCTACAGTTTCAAATGTAAATAGTTAAAAGAACTATCACTGTAGGTATTTGAATTTATGCTCTAGTAGTACTTAAAATATTGTTGTATAGTGTCGTTTTACTATTATCGACTTATCATTAGCTTATTAAGAACTAAAaacccaaaccaaaccaacaacaacCAAACCGATGGTTTgtatttaatttgatttggttttggttttaaaattttaaaaatcgattaaattggtttgattttgattttcataaaaaaccgaccaaatcgAACCGTGAACACCCCTAGAAGTTAGTGATAGAAGGGAAGTGTTTCTCTTTTTTGATTTTTGTTGTGTTAACTTTCTGGTTATGAAAGAGGACTATGCGACAAAAAACATATGGTTTATATCTGTGCATATTTGTACGAATTTTCTTGAAATAAGGGCAATATTTATTTATAGGGTAACTACCATTTTCTAATGGTCACTAAACAGTCGGCGACCAAAAAAGCCGCCGGTGACCACCTCCCATCGCAAGGTAGGTCCCCTCTCTCTCATCTCTTCCCTCTCCCCCATCTCTATCCTCTCTCTCctttcctctttctttttctccCTTCTTTTTTATGTCTTCTCTTTACACTTCTCCCATTGATGGCGACCTCGCCAGCACCACCACTTTCTTTCTCCTCTTTCTGCCTCTTTCCCTCCCCCTCGTTCTCCCTCtctttgtgtgtgtgtgggtgCGTGTACTTGAGCCTGCATACAGTGAACATGGCTGACCGAGTTCCGGCGAGATTCAGTCACGCGCCGGCGTGTGAGCATCAATACAATCAGGTTTTCGACCAGATTTTGCATCACTGGTGGTCACCCTCTCAACTGCATCACTAGGTTCTTTTGTTCTTGTTTTGCTATATTCTGTTTTCGATATACTTTGTTACAATTTGTTTCTTTTGTTCCTAGTGTGTTCTTTATTTGTCGTTGTGTTCTAATTGCAGTTACTGTATTTGCTTGTGGGCTTAGTAGCGATTAGTGAATTTAGTCTCGCTTATCTACCTACTACTACCATTTCTAGTGCATTAGTATTGTAGTAGTGATTGCTTATTGTGCCTTAGATTATAGTGGCTGTAGTGAACAATAGTAGGGTAAGGTCATGACTTCAGGGGGACCTCGGGTGGGGGTGAGGGAAAGAGGGGTAGGGGGTCAGGGTGGTAAGGGAGCCCCAGACTGAGAGTTAGGTCTTGGAACATATGGACTTTAATGGGAAGTCTATAGAGTTAGCGAAGGTTCTCCATAAGAGGAAGATCAATATAGCTTATCTCTAGGAGACTAGATGGGTGGGAGCTAAGGCATGAGATGTAGACAGGTTTAAACTATGGTACTCTGGACACATGGGGGCAAGAACGAGGTAGGTATTTTGTGGTTGATAGGTATCTTTGGGAGCTAGTGGTGGAGGTTAGGAGGGCAAATAACAGGCAGATGATTATTAAGCTAGTTATTGGGGAATTTATTTTTAAGGTGATTAGTGTGTACGCTCCCCAAGTGGGCTTGGACGAGGAGGTCAAAGGCGCTTTTGGGAGAATTTGGATGAGGTTGTACATGGTATTCCGCGCACTGAGAAGCTTTTTATGGGAGAAGATTTCAATGGCCACATTGGGGCGATGTTTGGGGGTTATGACGATGTGCATGTCATCTTCGATTTTGGAATTAGAAACGGGGGAGGAACTTCGCTATTGGACTTTGCTAAAGCTTTTGATTTGGTGATATCTAACTCGAGTTATCAAGTGGGGAGCTTTGACTAAAGACAGAGCCCAGGAGTTGGGGAATAAGTTGCTGGTTACGGGGGCATGAAGGAGTAGTGGGGACGTGTGGGTATGAATTGGCTATCTCCATactatgctattcttgattgtcacgccaagaccgtgacgctggcgaTGCCGAGGTTGCCTAGGttggaatggagaggttctcttggtcacactcctagtag is drawn from Nicotiana tomentosiformis chromosome 12, ASM39032v3, whole genome shotgun sequence and contains these coding sequences:
- the LOC104108308 gene encoding uncharacterized protein, producing the protein MAVVEPSPSLGILVREPEGFAIWNGPPFPSGQPGIKLDRVPCTSAKFSEDGSKLMVTKSDSVISIFDCKTLKEIRSFNVPNVLAAVISPCGTYLQTFQKCSSPQDKNVVLWKIENGEYVYQLFQKNITKVTWPSVRFSSDETVACRLATNEIQFFDPRDFSKGFVNRLRVPAIAALELSKAPGSYVAAFVPESKGMPASVQIYACGKDLQSQAVARRSFFRCSTVQLSWNSGSTGLLVVVQSDVDKTNQSYYGESKLNYLTTDGTHEGLVPLRKDGPIHDVQWSYSGKEFAVVYGFMPAMATVFDKKCNPLLELGTGPYNTIRWNPLGNFICLAGFGNLPGDMAFWDYKEKKQLGTTRAELSVTSEWSPDGRYFMTATTAPRLQVDNGLKIFHQNGSLYFKKMFDRLYQVDWKPVSVEKFGDIEDLVKTVGSVKIDEAKAPGKGSKANQAVPKATPANPPAAKPAAYRPPHAKVAAAVQAELFGGSSSGELSKNALKNKKKREKQREKKQAEGASGTGGS